In the genome of Palaemon carinicauda isolate YSFRI2023 chromosome 15, ASM3689809v2, whole genome shotgun sequence, one region contains:
- the LOC137653895 gene encoding tigger transposable element-derived protein 1-like — protein MVLVTPLKMAPKDPLTPTSSSEPKKKRKIMMVNKKVKLLDMLKAGSSYASVARIYRVNESTVRYIEKDEMKIHKTASITFSKDTRRVVTPCNKTIVQMENALSMWISDCREKKQGLVREIQEEGWSSQRSFVWGGCLGRPRGSSSLRRGRVHELIKEDGYLLEQVFNMDETGLFWKRMPSRTFLYKDEVKKPGFKAHKDRVTLLVRECRRFHAQAWLNLQVIEYSGFEKQKQSLAAHLLDEL, from the exons ATGgtgcttgtgacgcccttgaaaatggctcctaaagaTCCTCTAACccctacatcctctagtgaacccaagaagaagagaaaaattatgatGGTGAACAAGAAAGTGAAATTATtagacatgcttaaggcaggcagtagctatgcatctgttgcccgcatttaccgagtgaatgaatcgacggttcgGTACAtagaaaaagatgaaatgaaaatacataaaactgcctcaataacgttctccaaggacactaggCGCGTTGTGACTCCTtgtaataagacgattgtgcaaatggagaatgcgttatcaatgtggatatcggactgtcgggaaaagaaa caagggctggttcgagaaattcaagaggagggtTGGTcttcgcagcgttcctttgtatggggaggctgcctcggcagaccaagaggcagctcttcgttacgtcgaggACGAGTTCACGAATTAATTAAAGAAGATGGCTATCTCctggagcaggtgttcaatatggatgagactggcctcttctggaagaggatgccgtcccggacgttcctttacaaggacgaagtaaagaagccagggttcaaggcccacaaagatcgcgtcactctcctcGTGCGGGAATGCCGCAGGTTTCATGCTCAAGCTTGGCTTAATTTACAAGTCATTGAATactcgggctttgaaaaacaaaaacaaagccttgctgcccatCTACTGGATGAGTTATAA